TGGGCCTCCTTGCTCGGGCTACCGATCGTCGATGCCGATGGGATGGGCCGCGCCTTCCCGGAGGTGCAGATGGTCTCGATGAACGTCGCCGGGCTGCCGGTGAACGTCGTGATTGTCGCTGATCTCGCAGGAAACGTGACGACTATTCAGCCGATCGACGGTGACTGGTCCGAACGAATCGCCCGAGCCGCTTGCGTTGCCGGCGGCGCCTCGGCGCTGATGGCCGATTACATCCTCACCGCCGAGCAGGCCAGGGGCGCTGTCATCGAAGGCAGTGTCAGCCATGCAGTTCACCTCGGTCAGTCGACTGTCGGCGCAGCAGACCCGCTCGAGGCTCTGCGAAGCGAGCTCGACGCGCGCGTCCTCATCAGCGGCAAGATCGTCGACATCGAGCGCCGTACCGGCGGAGGATTCGTCCGCGGCTCGGTCGTTGTCGAGGAGATCGGGGGAGCTGGTCGACTGACGCGAGTCGAGATCCAGAACGAGAACCTGGCCGTATTCGAAGACGGCGAGGTCCTCGCAAGCGTCCCTGACCTGATCTCGGTGGTGGACACCCAGACTGCTTCGGCGATCTCCACGGAGTCTCTGCGGTACGGGCAACGTGTGAGCGTGCTCGCCTGGCCGTGCCATCCCTTGTGGCGAACCGATC
This genomic interval from Nocardioides kongjuensis contains the following:
- a CDS encoding DUF917 domain-containing protein, translating into MQRVHEIDLETLDALGRGCAVLGTGGGGDVAAPLIAAAHAIRTRGPVPIVQLSDLPNDALIAPLSGIGAPTVSVEMLPGQSEVHRLREAAERFMGGPLSAVMSSEIGGSNGVEPLLWASLLGLPIVDADGMGRAFPEVQMVSMNVAGLPVNVVIVADLAGNVTTIQPIDGDWSERIARAACVAGGASALMADYILTAEQARGAVIEGSVSHAVHLGQSTVGAADPLEALRSELDARVLISGKIVDIERRTGGGFVRGSVVVEEIGGAGRLTRVEIQNENLAVFEDGEVLASVPDLISVVDTQTASAISTESLRYGQRVSVLAWPCHPLWRTDRGLTIAGPRAFGYAIDYVPVEKIGSSVV